One stretch of Anolis carolinensis isolate JA03-04 chromosome 3, rAnoCar3.1.pri, whole genome shotgun sequence DNA includes these proteins:
- the fzd4 gene encoding frizzled-4, which produces MAPGGRLLLGLLWAALVSGEGARGFGDEEERRCDPIRIPMCQNLGYNVTKMPNLVGHDLQTDAELQLTTFTPLIQYGCSSQLQFFLCSVYVPMCTEKIDIPIGSCGGMCLSVKRRCEPVLKEFGFSWPESLNCSKFPPQNDHNHMCMEGPGDEEVPIHSKTPLHPGEECHSVGANSDQYIWVKRSLNCVLKCGYDAGLYSRSAKAFTDIWMAVWASLCFISTAFTVLTFLIDSSRFSYPERPIIFLSMCYNIYSIAYIVRLTVGRERISCDFEEAAEPVLIQEGLKNTGCAIIFLLMYFFGMASSIWWVILTLTWFLAAGLKWGHEAIEMHSSYFHIAAWAIPAVKTIVILIMRLVDADELTGLCYVGNQNLDALTGFVVAPLFTYLVIGTLFIAAGLVALFKIRSNLQKDGTKTDKLERLMVKIGVFSVLYTVPATCVIACYFYEISNWTIFRYSADDSNMAVEMLKIFMCLLVGITSGMWIWSAKTLHTWQKCSNRLVNSGRVKRGEKRANGWVKPGKGNETVV; this is translated from the exons ATGGCCCCGGGGGGGCGGCTGCTCCTTGGGCTGCTGTGGGCGGCGCTGGTGTCCGGGGAGGGCGCGCGGGGCTTCGGTGACGAGGAGGAGCGCCGCTGCGACCCCATCCGCATCCCCATGTGCCAGAACCTGGGCTACAACGTCACCAAGATGCCCAACCTGGTCGGGCACGACCTGCAGACGGACGCCGAGCTCCAACTCACCACCTTCACGCCGCTCATCCAGTACGGCTGCTCCAGCCAGCTGCAG TTTTTCCTCTGCTCGGTCTATGTTCCCATGTGCACAGAAAAGATTGACATCCCCATTGGATCCTGTGGTGGCATGTGTCTCTCCGTCAAAAGGCGATGTGAGCCCGTTTTGAAAGAATTTGGCTTCTCCTGGCCAGAAAGCTTGAACTGCAGCAAGTTCCCACCCCAGAATGACCATAACCATATGTGCATGGAAGGTCCAGGGGATGAAGAAGTGCCCATCCACAGCAAAACACCCCTTCATCCTGGGGAGGAATGCCACAGCGTTGGTGCCAATTCTGACCAATATATCTGGGTCAAACGGAGCCTGAACTGCGTGCTCAAGTGTGGCTACGATGCTGGTCTTTACAGCCGATCAGCCAAGGCATTCACCGATATTTGGATGGCTGTCTGGGCCAGCCTGTGCTTTATTTCCACTGCCTTCACAGTCTTGACCTTTTTGATTGACTCCTCTCGCTTTTCCTACCCTGAGCGCCCCATTATATTTCTGAGTATGTGCTACAATATTTATAGCATTGCTTATATTGTCCGACTGACAGTCGGCCGGGAGAGGATTTCCTGCGATTTTGAAGAGGCGGCAGAACCCGTCCTTATCCAAGAGGGCCTTAAGAACACAGGATGTGCTATAATTTTCTTGCTGATGTACTTTTTTGGGATGGCGAGCTCCATCTGGTGGGTGATCCTGACATTGACGTGGTTTCTGGCAGCCGGACTCAAGTGGGGTCACGAGGCCATTGAAATGCACAGCTCCTATTTCCATATAGCAGCATGGGCCATCCCAGCGGTGAAAACAATAGTCATTTTGATCATGAGACTGGTGGATGCAGACGAGCTGACTGGACTTTGTTATGTCGGAAACCAGAACTTGGATGCACTGAcgggttttgtcgtggctccccTGTTCACCTATTTGGTGATCGGGACTCTTTTCATCGCAGCTGGCTTAGTGGCTTTATTTAAAATCCGGTCCAACCTTCAGAAGGACGGGACCAAAACGGACAAGCTGGAGCGGCTCATGGTGAAAATCGGGGTCTTTTCTGTGCTCTACACTGTCCCGGCTACCTGCGTCATCGCTTGTTACTTTTACGAAATCTCCAATTGGACGATCTTCCGCTATTCGGCGGATGATTCCAACATGGCTGTGGAAATGCTCAAGATTTTCATGTGCCTGCTTGTGGGCATCACGTCGGGCATGTGGATCTGGTCAGCCAAAACGCTGCACACCTGGCAGAAGTGCTCCAACAGACTGGTGAACTCGGGGAGGGTAAAACGGGGGGAGAAAAGAGCCAACGGGTGGGTGAAGCCTGGGAAGGGGAACGAGACTGTGGTATAG